From one Dermacentor andersoni chromosome 1, qqDerAnde1_hic_scaffold, whole genome shotgun sequence genomic stretch:
- the LOC129380109 gene encoding uncharacterized protein, which yields MGIGVPSGIEIHRLLQACLSNISEETPSRKTPSPISLAALPDGAKDDVSYAFSNLATEDVLPDDRDLKQWYTVEERTCGSHAGYPRRLFPRAEWYPLVGMGVKDTVLLCTTMQVPWTAQGAWHQTVEASRFTVRLLMQSARDPSTRGSEAAATTSGRFVECDHVPSAECSLDVSGCRRRIHPRDTLPCALTVLNAIKADGSGDTYGVAVPSSRIWRLRARFSANRVDGTTAIPTGVARRRLHRRTCGCRLLGCTLSHLQRYNTTRLCRRRYRHIGCAYPS from the exons ATGGGGATCGGTGTACCTAGTGGCATCGAAATTCACCGTCTCCTCCAAGCCTGCCTGTCAAACATCTCGGAAGAGACGCCATCCCGCAAGACGCCTTCCCCGATTTCACTCGCCGCACTTCCAGATGGGGCCAAGGATGACGTGTCCTACGCGTTCAGTAACTTGGCCACCGAGGACGTCCTCCCAGATGATCGGGACCTCAAGCAGTGGTACACGGTCGAAGAACGCACTTGCGGCAGCCACGCAGGATATCCCAGGAGGCTGTTCCCGAGGGCCGAGTGGTACCCGCTCGTTGGTATGGGCGTCAAGGACACCGTGCTTCTGTGTACCACCATGCAAGTACCATGGACCGCGCAAGGAGCCTGGCACCAGACGGTGGAAGCCTCGAGGTTCACCGTGCGCCTACTGATGCAGAG TGCGCGAGACCCGAGTACGCGTGGATCGGAAGCGGCCGCGACCACGAGTGGCCGGTTCGTCGAGTGCGACCACGTGCCTTCTGCCGAGTGCAGCCTCGACGTCTCGGGTTGCAGGCGACGCATCCACCCGCGTGACACGCTGCCGTGCGCGTTGACGGTGCTGAACGCCATCAAGGCTGACGGCAGTGGCGACACGTACGGCGTGGCTGTACCGAGCAGCCGCATTTGGAGGCTACGCGCGAG GTTCTCCGCGAACAGAGTAGACGGCACTACGGCAATCCCGACAGGAGTCGCCCGTCGTCGCCTGCATCGCCGCACGTGTGGCTGCCGTCTCCTCGGCTGCACTTTGTCACATCTGCAGCGTTACAACACCACCAGGCTCTGCAGGCGGCGTTACCGTCACATCGGCTGTGCTTATCCAAGCTGA